One Nonomuraea angiospora DNA segment encodes these proteins:
- a CDS encoding glycosyltransferase, with protein sequence MAVRPGVLHVTQPVDGGVGAYVAMAAADQARRGWRVAVACPPPDVQAGPLAGELDRLGVPRLDWTAGRAPGLGDVAQAARLRRIVREFRPDAVHLHSSKAGLAGRAALRGRVPTLFQPHGWSWLAARGGVAAAALTWERLAARWADRVICVGEGEAALARRYGVPGDLVVVRNGVDLRRFTPAGPRERAEARARHGIAEDTPLAVCVGRVTRQKGQDLLLSAWRRVAARDGRARLAIVGDGPLLSTLRSRAVPGVHFAGGVTDVRPWYAAADVVVLPSRWEGLPLTALEALATGRPVVACAVPGLTEVVAGEVGALVQPEDGAGLAEALLVRLGQPALAGAEGAAAAALAAGFGVEGALDGLAAHTLGVLAREARSSSRLRKASDEPGFDEHCQTPWGQ encoded by the coding sequence ATGGCGGTGAGACCGGGGGTCCTGCATGTCACGCAGCCGGTGGACGGCGGCGTGGGGGCGTACGTGGCCATGGCCGCCGCCGACCAGGCACGCCGGGGCTGGCGGGTCGCGGTCGCCTGCCCCCCGCCCGATGTGCAGGCCGGACCGCTGGCCGGCGAGCTGGACCGGCTGGGCGTGCCCCGGCTGGACTGGACGGCCGGCCGCGCGCCCGGGCTCGGCGACGTCGCCCAGGCGGCGCGGCTGCGGCGGATCGTGCGCGAGTTCCGCCCCGACGCGGTGCACCTGCACTCGTCCAAGGCGGGGCTGGCGGGCAGGGCCGCGCTCAGGGGCCGGGTGCCCACGCTCTTCCAGCCGCACGGCTGGTCCTGGCTGGCCGCCCGGGGCGGCGTCGCCGCCGCGGCGCTGACCTGGGAACGGCTGGCCGCGCGCTGGGCCGACCGGGTGATCTGCGTGGGCGAGGGCGAAGCGGCGCTGGCCAGACGGTACGGCGTGCCCGGCGACCTCGTCGTGGTGCGCAACGGCGTGGACCTGCGCCGCTTCACGCCCGCGGGGCCGCGGGAACGGGCCGAGGCGCGCGCCCGCCACGGCATCGCCGAGGACACGCCGCTGGCGGTCTGCGTGGGGCGGGTCACCCGCCAGAAGGGCCAGGACCTGCTGCTGTCGGCCTGGCGGCGCGTCGCCGCGCGCGACGGGCGGGCCCGGCTGGCCATCGTCGGCGACGGCCCGCTGCTGAGCACGCTGCGGTCGCGGGCCGTGCCCGGCGTTCACTTCGCCGGCGGCGTGACCGACGTCCGGCCCTGGTACGCCGCCGCCGACGTGGTGGTGCTGCCCTCGCGCTGGGAAGGTCTGCCGCTCACCGCGCTGGAGGCGCTGGCCACGGGCAGGCCCGTGGTCGCGTGCGCGGTGCCCGGCCTCACCGAGGTGGTGGCCGGGGAAGTCGGCGCGCTCGTTCAGCCGGAGGACGGCGCGGGACTGGCCGAGGCGCTGCTGGTCAGGCTCGGGCAGCCCGCGCTGGCCGGCGCCGAGGGGGCGGCCGCCGCCGCGCTGGCGGCCGGGTTCGGCGTGGAGGGCGCGCTGGACGGGCTCGCCGCGCACACGCTGGGCGTGCTGGCCAGGGAGGCGCGCTCCAGCAGCCGCCTGCGGAAGGCCTCCGACGAGCCCGGGTTCGACGAACACTGCCAGACGCCGTGGGGACAGTAA
- a CDS encoding GNAT family N-acetyltransferase: MRAARPGTSRAGLTLRVVREGAELAALSAEWADLYARSSAATPFQSYGWLSSWWRVYGTPGRLRLFLAHRDGRLVAAAPLRLEHRLGCRVLTPVGGAQSDFTDIVVDDAEGDAGLRDLRAGLLAQPGWDVIDLPEARPGAAIRRLAEIWDGRAWTLPASTCLQLPGQPIEQVLAGLQGRRAQHVRAALRKLDALNVSVTAVEADRVRAATAELLRLHTMQWKSRAINAQHTQPRFLDHLAGAAQALVTEDHGALWEYRVDGRLLACDFSVIGKDFVGGYLYGVHPDLRARVDLVTMLLRTNLELTHRLGKPVLSMLRGAEPHKARWEAEAVVNRRVMLGRGSRAAAYAALAGVRRAGKELLKRRCPRLVAKVSAWR; the protein is encoded by the coding sequence GTGAGGGCCGCCCGGCCGGGGACCTCGCGCGCGGGGCTCACGCTGCGGGTCGTCAGGGAGGGCGCGGAGCTGGCCGCGCTGTCGGCGGAATGGGCGGATCTGTACGCGCGCAGCTCGGCCGCCACGCCGTTCCAGTCCTACGGCTGGCTCAGCTCCTGGTGGCGGGTCTACGGGACCCCGGGGCGGCTGCGGCTGTTCCTGGCGCACCGGGACGGACGCCTGGTCGCCGCCGCCCCGCTCAGGCTGGAACACCGGCTCGGCTGCCGGGTGCTGACGCCCGTCGGGGGAGCGCAGTCCGACTTCACGGACATCGTGGTGGACGACGCCGAGGGCGACGCGGGCCTGCGCGACCTGCGCGCCGGGCTGCTGGCCCAGCCGGGCTGGGACGTCATCGACCTGCCCGAGGCGCGGCCCGGCGCGGCGATCCGCCGCCTGGCGGAGATCTGGGACGGCAGAGCCTGGACCCTGCCCGCCTCCACCTGCCTCCAACTGCCCGGACAACCCATCGAGCAGGTCCTCGCCGGGCTCCAAGGCCGCCGGGCCCAGCATGTGCGGGCCGCGCTGCGCAAGCTCGACGCGCTGAACGTGTCGGTGACCGCGGTCGAGGCGGACCGGGTCAGGGCGGCGACGGCCGAGCTGCTGCGGTTGCACACCATGCAGTGGAAGAGCCGGGCGATCAACGCCCAGCACACGCAGCCGCGCTTCCTGGACCACCTGGCCGGGGCCGCGCAGGCGCTGGTGACGGAGGACCACGGGGCGCTGTGGGAGTACCGGGTGGACGGGCGGCTGCTGGCCTGCGACTTCTCGGTGATCGGCAAGGACTTCGTGGGCGGCTACCTGTACGGGGTCCACCCGGACCTGCGGGCCCGGGTGGACCTGGTCACGATGCTGCTGCGTACCAACCTGGAGCTGACGCACCGGCTGGGCAAGCCGGTGCTCAGCATGCTGCGCGGCGCCGAGCCGCACAAGGCCAGGTGGGAGGCCGAGGCGGTGGTCAACCGGCGGGTGATGCTCGGGCGCGGCTCCCGCGCGGCCGCCTACGCCGCGCTGGCGGGCGTGCGCAGGGCGGGCAAGGAGCTGCTGAAGAGGCGCTGCCCGCGCCTGGTGGCGAAGGTCTCGGCATGGCGGTGA